One window of the Solanum stenotomum isolate F172 chromosome 11, ASM1918654v1, whole genome shotgun sequence genome contains the following:
- the LOC125845640 gene encoding uncharacterized protein LOC125845640: MPPRRAIRDRPARRNVEEQGEVADTSRIREFLRMNPPSFTGSSVTEDLENFVEELQKIFEIMHIVDAERSNKEGKTTMLIGDMDIARLMIHVQQVKEDKLKDREEFKNKRAKKSGNEDKRGLPPSSASAPAPTNKIEYNSQNSQSFRAKPAYSQGSMAQRGSKPPAYAKCGRNHSGICREDFTCCFKCGQNGHFIRECPENIQGIGNRGNRAQLSSVAPPDKTAYRGATSATGGETNRLYAINSR; this comes from the exons atgcctccacgaagagctatCCGAGATCGTCCTGCTAGGAGAAATGTcgaggaacaaggg gaagtggctgatacttcaaggatccgtGAGTTTTTAAGGATGAACCCACCAAGCTTCACAGGTTCAAGTGTCACAGAGGATCTAGAGAACTTTGTTGAAGAGCTTcagaaaatttttgagattATGCATATTGTAGATgctgagagg TCAAACAAGGAAGGCAAGACAACGATGTTGATAGGGGATATGGATATAGCAAGgctaatgatccatgtgcaacaagttaaGGAGGATAAGCTGaaagatagagaagagtttaagaataagagggctaagaaaTCAGGGAACGA AGATAAAAGGGGCCTGCccccatcatctgctagtgcacctgcacctacGAACAAAattgagtacaatagtcagaattcccaGAGTTTCAGAGCTAAACCTGCATATTCTCAAGGCAGTATGGCACAaaggggtagtaagcctcctgcataTGCCAAGTGTGGCAGAAATCACTCAGGCATTTGTCGTGAGGACTTTACTTGTTGTTTTAAGTGTGGTCAGAACGGTCATTTTATTAGGGAGTGTCCTGAGAACATACAAGGTATTGGTAATAGGGGAAATAGAGCCCAActttcttcagttgctccaccagacaaaACTGCATATCGAGGAGCTACTTCAGCTACTGGTGGGGAGACAAACCGCTTATATGCTATCAATAGTCGTTAA